The Paenibacillus dendritiformis region AAGCGTTCTGCGGGAAAGGCATCGAGCTTGCGCTTGGGCAGACCGTGAAAGCTTTTGAAGGCAAGGAAGGCCTTGTCAACCTCGTCATCACCGACAAGGGCGAAATCGAAACGGATATGGTCATTCTTTGTATCGGATTCCGCCCGAATACCCAGCTGCTTGAAGGTCAAGTGGATATGCTGCCGAATGGCGCGATCATCGTCGATCCATATATGCAGACCAGCAAGCAGGACGTGTTCGCCGCCGGCGACAGCTGTGCTGTGCATTACAATCCGACCGGCAAGGCGGCTTACATTCCGCTGGCCACCAATGCGGTGCGGATGGGAATGCTGGTGGCCCGCAATCTGATGGGGCCAACGACAAAATATTTGGGCACACAGGGCACATCGGGTCTCAAAATATACGATCTCAACCTGGCTTCCACGGGACTTACCGAAGTCGCATGCGCCGACGAGAAGATCAATGCCGAAGCGGTTACGGTAACCGACGCCTACCGGCCGGAATTTATGCCTACAGCAGAGACGGTAACCTTGAAGATTGTGTATGAACAAGAAAGCCGCCGTCTGCTGGGTGCGCAAATCATGTCGAAAGTCGATCTGACCCAAGCGATGAACACCTTGTCGGTATGCATTCAAAACGGGATGACGATCGACGAGCTGGCTTTCGTCGACTTCTTCTTCCAGCCTTACTTTAACAAGCCTTGGAACTTTTTGAATACCGCCGGCATTGCCGCGCTTCCTCAGGTCGTAGACGGGGAGCTGCAGCGCGCCTGATTGGACAAGCATGAATAAAGATCATCGAGTCATCTTGATAGAAGACCCGATGATCTTTTTGTGTTATCTTGATGGAGCATCCTCATTTATCATTATTCTGAAACCACGTGTCAAAATCATCTTCGTCGGTTTCATTCTTACGTACTCCTCCGGACGAAGCGGCTTGGTTCCCCGTGTTAAGAGTTCCTGCATGAACGGATGAATTCATATGCAGGATCCACCCTAATGTAAATAGGATAACGGCAAACAGGAAATATTGTGCACAGTTATTCATAAAAAAGTTTACAATTTCATATCTATTTTCGCTCGCCACCAACTGATTCATTGCTATCATCTCGGAAATATAACCATAACTGTGGGACGCTGACCAAGCCGTATAGAGCATAAGCAACCCGGCGAGAGCATATAGAACCATACTCAAAATGGGAATCTTCTTTTTTCTCATGTTTTCCTTCTCTTTTCGCTAGATTTTTTAAATGTTCGATCCTCACGGCCACGACTCAGTCAGTTTCTCCAACTAAAAACAGTCTTCCCGCATGTATC contains the following coding sequences:
- a CDS encoding FAD-dependent oxidoreductase produces the protein MNIAVIGCTHAGTAAVVNAAKLYPDARITVYERNDNISFLSCGIALYVGGVVKKPEGLFYSSPQQLADLGVVTRMRHEVLSVDTDAKIIQVRNLLTGEEFKDCFDKLIVTTGSWPVIPQLPGMELGNILLCKNYEHANTIIEKAKQVNHITVVGAGYIGVELVEAFQQSGKQVTLIDSADRILNRYLDTEFSGQIEEAFCGKGIELALGQTVKAFEGKEGLVNLVITDKGEIETDMVILCIGFRPNTQLLEGQVDMLPNGAIIVDPYMQTSKQDVFAAGDSCAVHYNPTGKAAYIPLATNAVRMGMLVARNLMGPTTKYLGTQGTSGLKIYDLNLASTGLTEVACADEKINAEAVTVTDAYRPEFMPTAETVTLKIVYEQESRRLLGAQIMSKVDLTQAMNTLSVCIQNGMTIDELAFVDFFFQPYFNKPWNFLNTAGIAALPQVVDGELQRA